A region of Deinococcus rubellus DNA encodes the following proteins:
- the lnt gene encoding apolipoprotein N-acyltransferase, whose translation MSARVGTPLTGPLQLLLSTALGVLLALCGLPLWWSAVSVLPLAALLWQLSRQPSARQLVVQTFWAISAYFAAQLFWLVVFMHNLMASDGGLPSAVAWPLAALALSLLFMLEGVFWAVMAALVARFFRTPQARLWGLAGGWVILEWTRTLGALAFPWSGLGYTLLRTPLIQVADLGGVLLLSALITASAAALVTLVQSRNPRPALLMALLWLSSLGYGLTRTPAQGPVGQALLLRTDFDSFSKAAGLSFGQFWQTQLNLSAQRRSGEVLIWSETAVPDPSYLLGTSDFPGVPAPGLYGLAQRPSNTAVGWDGQAITGSFDKAHPVPMGEYFPLSGALRPLYDLIFNLIGFAFDPQFPGQSYTPISLGGVLYGVYICYDSIVAQVARWQAIGGAQVLVNVSNDGWYSGWGVWQHFDMGRLRAIETRRYVLRSVNKGVAAVINDLGEPLQTLTTGEGVLHAEFPLLSSTTLYMRLGDLPALLAALLLLGYAARADRRK comes from the coding sequence ATGTCTGCCCGTGTTGGAACGCCCTTGACCGGACCTCTTCAGCTGCTGTTGTCTACCGCGCTGGGGGTATTGCTGGCCCTGTGCGGGTTGCCGCTGTGGTGGAGTGCTGTGAGCGTGCTGCCGCTGGCGGCTTTGCTGTGGCAGCTCAGCCGCCAGCCCAGCGCCCGCCAGCTGGTCGTCCAGACGTTCTGGGCCATCAGCGCCTACTTCGCTGCGCAACTGTTCTGGCTGGTGGTTTTCATGCACAATCTGATGGCCAGTGACGGTGGGCTGCCCTCGGCGGTGGCCTGGCCACTGGCGGCGCTGGCGCTCTCGCTGCTGTTCATGCTCGAAGGCGTGTTCTGGGCGGTGATGGCCGCGCTGGTGGCCCGCTTCTTCCGGACACCGCAGGCCCGGCTGTGGGGGCTGGCGGGAGGCTGGGTCATTCTGGAATGGACCCGCACCCTGGGGGCGCTGGCCTTTCCCTGGTCGGGCCTGGGTTACACCCTGCTGCGGACGCCGCTGATCCAGGTGGCCGATCTCGGCGGCGTGCTGCTGCTCTCGGCCCTGATCACGGCCTCGGCAGCGGCGCTGGTGACGCTCGTGCAGAGCAGGAACCCGCGCCCAGCACTGCTGATGGCGCTGCTGTGGCTGTCCAGCCTCGGCTACGGCTTGACGCGCACGCCGGCGCAGGGGCCGGTGGGTCAGGCGCTGCTGCTGCGAACTGACTTCGACTCGTTCAGCAAAGCGGCGGGACTGAGTTTTGGTCAGTTCTGGCAAACCCAGTTAAATCTGAGTGCCCAGCGCCGCTCCGGTGAAGTGCTGATCTGGAGCGAAACTGCTGTGCCGGACCCGTCCTACCTATTGGGCACCTCAGATTTTCCTGGCGTGCCCGCGCCCGGCCTCTATGGTCTAGCTCAGCGCCCCAGTAATACTGCTGTCGGCTGGGACGGTCAGGCCATCACTGGCAGCTTCGATAAGGCCCACCCGGTGCCAATGGGAGAATACTTTCCTCTGTCGGGGGCGCTGCGCCCACTCTATGACCTTATCTTCAACTTGATCGGTTTTGCTTTCGATCCCCAGTTCCCTGGCCAGTCGTACACCCCGATCTCACTTGGCGGCGTCCTTTACGGCGTCTATATCTGCTATGACAGCATCGTGGCCCAAGTGGCACGCTGGCAGGCGATTGGTGGCGCTCAGGTGCTGGTGAATGTCAGCAACGACGGCTGGTACAGCGGCTGGGGCGTCTGGCAGCACTTTGACATGGGCCGCCTCCGGGCTATTGAAACCCGCCGCTACGTGCTCAGAAGTGTCAATAAGGGTGTGGCCGCCGTGATCAATGACCTCGGTGAGCCTTTACAGACGCTGACGACAGGGGAGGGTGTCCTCCACGCCGAGTTCCCATTGCTCAGCAGCACGACCCTGTACATGCGCCTTGGTGACCTCCCAGCCCTGCTGGCTGCATTGCTCCTGCTCGGGTACGCGGCCAGGGCAGACCGCCGTAAGTAA
- a CDS encoding phosphoglycerate kinase has translation MQNLDALNVSGKRVLVRVDYNVPIKDGVIQDDTRIQASLPTLNKLLQGGASLVLLSHLGRPKGGPDPKYSLAPLVETLGRALGKPVEFIGSLPGSGETLTAVQQLKPGEVALLENVRFEPGEEKNDPALIEKLAKLGDAFVLDAFGSAHRAHASVSGVAGRLPHAAGTLLQTEVDALDRLINNPAHPYVVIIGGAKVSDKLKVIENLLPKVDRLLIGGGMAYTFIKSRGGTIGESIHEDDQLDLARRLLTEYGEKIMLPMDVIAADAFSEDANTQIVPSGEIPDGWQGLDAGPETVKAYTAALQGAKTVFWNGPLGVFEFAKFAGGTNAVAAAVAGLGKDTYSVVGGGDSVSAINKSGQASKVSHVSTGGGASLELLEGKTLPGVEAMQ, from the coding sequence ATGCAGAATTTAGATGCTTTAAACGTTTCCGGCAAGCGCGTTCTGGTCCGGGTGGACTACAACGTGCCGATCAAAGACGGGGTCATTCAGGATGATACCCGCATTCAGGCCTCGTTGCCGACCCTGAATAAACTCCTTCAGGGCGGCGCGTCGCTGGTGCTCCTCAGCCATTTGGGGCGGCCCAAGGGGGGTCCCGATCCCAAGTACAGCCTCGCACCGCTGGTGGAGACGCTGGGCCGGGCGCTGGGCAAGCCGGTCGAGTTTATCGGCAGCCTGCCGGGCAGTGGTGAGACGCTCACGGCGGTGCAGCAGCTCAAGCCGGGCGAGGTGGCCCTGCTGGAGAACGTACGCTTCGAACCAGGCGAGGAGAAGAACGACCCGGCGCTGATCGAGAAGCTGGCCAAACTGGGCGACGCCTTCGTGCTGGACGCCTTCGGCAGCGCCCACCGCGCCCACGCCTCGGTCAGCGGGGTGGCGGGCAGGTTGCCGCACGCCGCCGGAACGCTGCTCCAGACCGAGGTGGACGCGCTGGACAGGCTGATCAACAACCCGGCCCATCCTTATGTGGTCATCATCGGCGGGGCGAAAGTCAGCGACAAGCTCAAGGTGATCGAGAACCTGCTGCCCAAAGTGGACAGGCTGCTGATCGGCGGCGGCATGGCCTACACCTTCATCAAGTCGCGCGGCGGCACGATCGGCGAGAGCATCCACGAGGACGATCAGCTCGATCTGGCCCGGCGGCTGCTCACCGAGTACGGCGAGAAGATCATGCTGCCGATGGATGTCATTGCTGCTGACGCCTTCAGCGAGGACGCCAATACCCAGATCGTCCCCAGCGGCGAGATTCCGGACGGCTGGCAGGGACTGGACGCCGGGCCGGAAACGGTCAAGGCCTACACGGCGGCCTTGCAAGGCGCAAAAACGGTGTTCTGGAACGGACCGCTGGGTGTGTTTGAATTTGCCAAGTTCGCGGGCGGCACCAATGCGGTGGCCGCAGCGGTGGCTGGGCTGGGCAAGGACACCTACAGCGTCGTGGGCGGCGGCGACTCGGTGAGCGCCATCAACAAGAGCGGCCAGGCCAGCAAGGTTTCGCACGTCTCCACCGGTGGCGGGGCCAGCCTGGAGTTGCTGGAAGGCAAGACCTTACCGGGCGTCGAAGCGATGCAGTAA
- a CDS encoding metallophosphoesterase family protein — MRIAFISDIHGNIHALTSVQRFLSEHIVNSVVVVGDLVGYGASPGPVIDFVQQEGWKVGLGSSDLRVSMEFGERETRRGVADQVLAWTRTVLSPEQLEYLRRLPPGGRIMTPVGRIRYFHGAPHDPEARLDLMAAENEMQDLADQLSSRVVVSAGTHVPFVRTVGDTTFIDPGSVGLSLNHEPGADVILVDCAGRRPKVSMHKVPYDYSSAAFDIMAWNLPPVIADVIRSGKMGT; from the coding sequence TTGCGAATTGCTTTCATCAGTGACATTCACGGCAACATTCACGCGCTGACCTCGGTGCAGCGTTTTCTGAGCGAACACATCGTCAACTCGGTGGTGGTGGTCGGCGACCTGGTCGGCTACGGAGCCAGTCCGGGGCCAGTCATCGACTTCGTTCAGCAGGAAGGCTGGAAAGTCGGCCTGGGGTCAAGCGATCTGCGCGTCTCGATGGAGTTCGGTGAACGTGAAACCCGCCGTGGCGTGGCCGATCAGGTGCTCGCATGGACCCGCACAGTCCTGTCACCGGAGCAGCTCGAATACCTGCGCCGCCTGCCACCGGGTGGACGGATCATGACCCCGGTGGGGCGCATCCGCTACTTTCACGGCGCGCCGCACGACCCCGAGGCCCGGCTCGATCTGATGGCCGCCGAGAACGAGATGCAGGACCTCGCCGATCAGCTCAGCTCGCGGGTGGTCGTCTCGGCAGGCACCCACGTACCGTTCGTGCGCACGGTCGGCGACACCACCTTCATCGACCCCGGCTCGGTGGGGCTGTCACTCAACCACGAACCCGGCGCAGACGTGATTCTGGTCGACTGCGCCGGACGCCGCCCCAAGGTCAGCATGCACAAGGTGCCGTACGACTACTCCTCGGCGGCCTTCGACATCATGGCCTGGAACCTGCCGCCAGTCATCGCCGACGTGATTCGCAGCGGCAAGATGGGAACCTAG
- the trpB gene encoding tryptophan synthase subunit beta, whose translation MNLPTYPLPDERGRYGIFGGRYVPETLIPALDELRDAYAQAKIDPAFLGDFERLLRDYVGRPSLLYFAENLTKYAGGAKIYLKREDLNHTGAHKINNCLGQALLAVRMGKKRVVAETGAGQHGVASATAAALLGLECVVYMGREDIRRQALNVFRMKLLGAEVREVTSGSATLKDATNEAIRDWVTNVRGTFYILGSVVGPHPYPAMVRDFQSVIGEETKWQLEALEGRQVPDVVIACVGGGSNAIGIFAPFAYLPEAERPRLIGTEAAGQGVDSGFHAASVAGGKVGVLHGSMMYLLNDDEGQITEAHSISAGLDYPGIGPEHCYYSDHQVAEYVPVTDAQALDALQLLARLEGIIPALESAHAIHQAVITARELGESKIIVVNLSGRGDKDVAEVARLLTGGEHA comes from the coding sequence ATGAATCTTCCCACCTATCCGCTGCCGGACGAGCGCGGACGCTACGGTATCTTTGGAGGGCGCTACGTCCCGGAGACCCTGATCCCGGCGCTCGACGAGCTGCGCGACGCCTACGCCCAGGCCAAGATCGATCCCGCTTTTCTGGGCGATTTCGAGCGCTTACTGCGCGACTACGTGGGCCGCCCCAGCCTACTGTATTTCGCCGAGAACCTGACCAAATATGCGGGCGGTGCGAAAATCTACCTCAAGCGCGAGGACCTCAACCACACCGGGGCGCACAAGATCAACAACTGTCTGGGACAGGCGCTGCTGGCTGTCCGCATGGGCAAGAAACGGGTGGTGGCCGAGACCGGGGCCGGGCAGCACGGGGTGGCCAGCGCCACCGCCGCCGCACTGCTGGGTCTGGAGTGCGTCGTCTACATGGGCCGTGAGGACATCCGCCGCCAGGCGCTCAATGTGTTCCGGATGAAGCTGCTCGGTGCGGAGGTCCGCGAGGTCACTTCTGGCAGCGCCACCTTGAAAGACGCCACCAACGAGGCCATCCGCGACTGGGTGACCAATGTGCGCGGCACCTTCTATATCCTCGGCTCGGTGGTGGGGCCGCACCCCTACCCGGCGATGGTGCGCGACTTTCAGAGTGTGATCGGCGAGGAAACCAAATGGCAGCTCGAGGCCCTCGAAGGCCGCCAGGTGCCCGACGTCGTCATCGCCTGCGTGGGCGGCGGCAGCAACGCCATCGGCATCTTCGCGCCGTTCGCTTACCTGCCCGAAGCTGAGCGCCCCCGACTGATCGGCACCGAGGCGGCGGGGCAGGGCGTGGACAGCGGTTTTCACGCCGCCAGCGTGGCCGGGGGCAAGGTCGGGGTGCTGCACGGCTCGATGATGTACCTGCTCAACGACGATGAGGGCCAGATCACCGAGGCCCACTCGATCAGCGCCGGGCTGGACTACCCCGGTATCGGCCCCGAGCACTGCTACTACAGCGATCATCAGGTGGCCGAGTACGTGCCGGTGACCGACGCGCAGGCGCTCGACGCCCTGCAACTGCTGGCCAGGCTGGAGGGCATCATTCCCGCTCTGGAAAGTGCCCACGCCATTCATCAGGCCGTCATCACCGCCCGCGAACTCGGTGAGAGCAAGATCATCGTGGTCAACCTCTCGGGGCGCGGCGACAAGGACGTGGCCGAGGTGGCCCGCCTGCTGACCGGGGGTGAGCACGCATGA
- the gap gene encoding type I glyceraldehyde-3-phosphate dehydrogenase: MKVGINGFGRIGRLVFRILVARGIEVVAINDLTDNKTLANLLKYDSTAGKFDGTVSYDDDSLTVNGTPIKALAERDPANIKWGELGADIVIESTGIFTSREGASKHLSGGAKKVIITAPAKNEDLSIVIGVNEQDYDPKQHHILSNASCTTNSLGAPMKLLDEAFGIEKAIMTTVHSYTNDQRLLDLPHSDLRRSRAAAINIIPTSTGAAKAVSQVYPKLKGKFDGTSLRVPTPVGSISDVVVILGREVTADEVNAVFRKAAEGSHKGIISYTEDPIVLQDIVGDPHSAIIDGGLTMAMGSLVKFFSWYDNEWGYSNRIADLVQIVSEKGV, encoded by the coding sequence ATGAAAGTAGGCATCAACGGGTTTGGCCGCATTGGCCGTCTGGTTTTCAGGATTCTGGTTGCTCGCGGTATCGAGGTCGTGGCCATCAACGACCTGACCGACAACAAGACGCTGGCCAACCTGCTCAAGTACGACTCCACCGCCGGGAAGTTTGACGGCACTGTCAGCTACGACGACGATTCGCTGACCGTCAACGGCACACCGATCAAGGCACTGGCCGAGCGCGACCCGGCCAACATCAAGTGGGGCGAACTCGGGGCCGACATCGTCATCGAGTCCACCGGCATCTTTACCAGCCGTGAAGGCGCGAGCAAGCACCTCTCGGGCGGCGCGAAAAAAGTCATTATCACCGCGCCTGCCAAGAACGAGGACCTGTCCATCGTGATCGGGGTCAACGAGCAGGACTACGACCCCAAGCAGCACCACATCCTCTCGAACGCGTCATGCACCACCAACTCGCTGGGCGCGCCGATGAAGCTGCTCGACGAGGCCTTCGGCATCGAGAAGGCCATCATGACCACCGTCCACAGCTACACCAACGACCAGCGGTTGCTGGACCTGCCGCACAGCGATTTGCGGCGCTCGCGTGCCGCCGCCATCAATATCATTCCCACCTCGACTGGCGCGGCCAAGGCCGTCTCACAGGTCTACCCCAAGCTCAAGGGCAAGTTCGACGGCACCTCGCTGCGCGTACCGACCCCGGTGGGCAGCATCAGCGACGTGGTGGTCATCCTGGGCCGCGAGGTCACGGCGGACGAGGTCAACGCCGTCTTCAGGAAGGCCGCCGAGGGCAGCCACAAGGGCATCATCTCGTATACCGAGGACCCCATCGTGCTGCAAGACATCGTGGGCGACCCGCACAGCGCCATCATCGACGGCGGCCTGACCATGGCGATGGGCAGCCTGGTCAAGTTCTTCTCGTGGTACGACAACGAGTGGGGCTATTCCAACCGCATCGCCGATCTGGTGCAGATCGTGAGCGAGAAAGGCGTCTAA
- the ddrA gene encoding single-stranded DNA-binding protein DdrA produces MKLSDVQKRLQAPFPAKEVNWKPASFTRDRSRALLLAHIDARAVQDRLDAVCPDGWSFEMEIVTGAGRPTVKGRLTVLGVVREDIGEALEGDLGTFKAAASDALKRCAVQFGIGRYLYDLPKSWADWDDARHAPVHTPELPQWARPDHERSPGGAHLISAIDQLKYELPDDLDLQRELYKHLKAALGSLHPAGKAA; encoded by the coding sequence ATGAAACTGAGCGACGTACAGAAACGACTCCAGGCCCCGTTTCCCGCAAAGGAAGTCAACTGGAAACCGGCCAGTTTTACCCGTGACCGCAGCCGCGCCCTGCTGCTGGCCCACATCGACGCCCGTGCCGTGCAGGACCGGCTCGACGCCGTCTGTCCCGACGGGTGGAGTTTCGAGATGGAGATCGTCACCGGGGCGGGCCGCCCTACCGTCAAGGGCCGCCTGACGGTGCTGGGCGTGGTACGTGAAGACATCGGCGAGGCGCTTGAGGGCGACCTGGGCACCTTCAAGGCAGCGGCCAGCGACGCCCTCAAGAGATGCGCGGTGCAGTTCGGTATCGGACGCTACCTCTACGATTTGCCCAAAAGCTGGGCCGACTGGGACGACGCCCGGCACGCACCTGTCCATACGCCCGAGCTGCCGCAGTGGGCAAGGCCCGACCACGAGCGCAGTCCCGGCGGCGCGCACCTGATCTCGGCCATCGATCAGCTCAAGTACGAACTGCCGGACGATCTGGATTTGCAGCGTGAGCTGTACAAGCACCTCAAGGCCGCGCTGGGCAGCCTGCACCCGGCTGGGAAGGCCGCGTGA
- a CDS encoding Cof-type HAD-IIB family hydrolase: MLSMICVDVDGTLVGTGNVVLPEVWEALAQARTAGIRIVLCSGRPAVGRALDYARRLDPDGWHIFQNGASIVKVDTGESRSEELPHDLLTGLIEKARASNRILEVYTDREYAVEDTSRVSVAHADLLGVPFKPRDLLSLGGTVVRAQWLIPHAEKEALLAEAHTGLQLHPASSPVMPDTLFVSVTRDGVNKGSAVTRVAGFYGFELNRVMMVGDGHNDVTALQVVGYPVSMGNADKEARAASKYHVGDVDAGGLVEAVALAMRE, from the coding sequence ATGTTGAGCATGATCTGTGTGGATGTGGACGGCACGTTGGTGGGCACCGGGAACGTGGTCCTCCCGGAAGTCTGGGAAGCGCTGGCGCAGGCCAGGACAGCGGGAATCAGGATAGTGCTGTGTTCGGGTCGCCCTGCCGTGGGCCGGGCGCTGGACTACGCCCGGCGGCTCGACCCGGACGGCTGGCACATCTTTCAGAACGGCGCGAGCATCGTCAAGGTGGACACCGGAGAGTCGCGCAGCGAGGAACTGCCGCACGACCTCCTCACCGGACTGATCGAGAAAGCGCGGGCCAGCAACCGGATTCTGGAGGTGTATACCGACCGCGAGTACGCCGTGGAGGACACCTCGCGTGTTTCGGTGGCGCATGCCGATCTGCTGGGCGTGCCGTTCAAACCGCGCGACCTGCTGAGCCTCGGCGGTACGGTGGTCCGTGCCCAGTGGTTGATTCCACACGCCGAGAAGGAAGCATTGCTCGCCGAAGCCCACACCGGCTTACAGCTTCATCCGGCCAGCAGCCCGGTGATGCCCGACACACTCTTCGTCAGCGTGACCCGCGACGGCGTGAACAAGGGCAGCGCGGTCACGCGGGTGGCCGGGTTCTACGGCTTCGAGCTGAACCGGGTCATGATGGTCGGTGACGGCCACAACGACGTGACCGCCCTGCAGGTGGTCGGCTACCCGGTGTCGATGGGCAACGCCGACAAGGAGGCGCGGGCGGCAAGCAAGTACCATGTCGGCGACGTGGACGCGGGCGGGCTGGTGGAGGCGGTGGCGCTGGCGATGCGGGAGTGA
- the trpA gene encoding tryptophan synthase subunit alpha produces MTQTAQIPPSRIQRLHAAFETAKMEGRAAFIPFMTAGYPDAGRFLDVARTLLEQADLMEVGLPYSDPLGDGPTIQRAGETALKGGTSTRRTFELIKELRAHTDKPIVIMTYINPVYAVGPSEFMRLAVEAGVDGLILPDLPPDEDIGIRELAAEAGLALTFLIAPTSTPERVRIVTAACTGFVYAVSVTGVTGARESGALSEVPALVKLAKAHTALPVAVGFGVKDAQTAHAVAVDADADGVVVGSAFINAVAGGEDLGALAAQIVAGCRKDG; encoded by the coding sequence ATGACCCAGACTGCCCAGATTCCCCCCAGCCGGATCCAGCGCCTTCACGCTGCCTTCGAGACCGCCAAAATGGAGGGCCGCGCCGCCTTCATTCCCTTCATGACGGCGGGCTACCCTGACGCCGGGCGCTTCTTGGACGTGGCCCGGACGCTGCTGGAGCAGGCCGACCTGATGGAAGTCGGGCTGCCGTATTCCGACCCGCTGGGCGACGGCCCCACCATCCAGCGTGCCGGGGAGACGGCCCTGAAGGGCGGCACCAGCACCCGGCGCACCTTCGAGCTGATTAAAGAGCTGCGGGCACATACCGACAAGCCCATCGTGATCATGACCTACATCAATCCGGTCTATGCTGTGGGGCCGAGCGAGTTCATGCGCCTGGCGGTGGAGGCTGGGGTGGACGGGCTGATTCTGCCGGACCTGCCGCCCGACGAGGACATCGGCATCCGCGAACTGGCCGCCGAGGCGGGCCTGGCCCTGACGTTTCTGATCGCGCCCACCAGCACCCCCGAGCGGGTGCGGATCGTGACGGCGGCCTGCACCGGCTTCGTCTATGCGGTGAGTGTGACCGGCGTGACCGGCGCACGCGAGAGCGGCGCACTGAGTGAGGTTCCGGCACTCGTCAAACTCGCCAAAGCGCACACCGCTCTGCCTGTCGCGGTGGGCTTCGGTGTCAAGGACGCCCAGACGGCCCACGCCGTCGCAGTCGACGCCGACGCGGACGGCGTGGTGGTGGGCAGTGCCTTTATCAACGCGGTGGCGGGTGGGGAAGACCTGGGCGCGCTGGCCGCGCAAATCGTGGCGGGCTGCAGAAAAGACGGCTGA
- the tpiA gene encoding triose-phosphate isomerase — translation MPQNLLALNWKMNKTPSQAISWAKELLAGLPQTSAELAIMAPAIDLQGLGWELKDSPVKLGAQDLSPHESGAYTGEISAAMLKDVGASYAVVGHSERRAYHAESSQIVAAKAASAIAGGLIPIICVGEALDVRERGEQVAFTLDQLRDSLSQVPVLGAGEIVIAYEPVWAIGTGKTATAQDASEMADAIRSALVGLYREYADGVRILYGGSVKPENIAELCAQPNINGALVGGASLDVASVVGMARALV, via the coding sequence ATGCCCCAGAATCTGCTGGCCCTCAACTGGAAAATGAACAAGACGCCCTCACAGGCGATCAGCTGGGCCAAAGAACTGCTGGCCGGCTTGCCGCAGACCTCGGCGGAACTGGCGATCATGGCCCCGGCGATCGATTTACAGGGACTCGGCTGGGAACTGAAAGACAGTCCGGTCAAGCTCGGCGCACAGGACCTCTCGCCGCACGAGTCGGGCGCGTATACCGGAGAAATCAGCGCGGCCATGCTCAAGGACGTGGGAGCCAGCTACGCCGTCGTCGGGCACTCGGAGCGCCGGGCTTACCACGCTGAGAGCAGCCAGATCGTGGCGGCCAAGGCAGCCTCGGCCATCGCGGGCGGGCTGATTCCGATCATCTGCGTGGGCGAGGCACTCGACGTGCGCGAACGCGGCGAGCAGGTGGCCTTCACGCTCGATCAGTTGCGGGATTCGCTCTCGCAGGTGCCAGTGCTGGGCGCGGGTGAGATCGTCATCGCTTACGAGCCGGTCTGGGCCATCGGCACCGGCAAAACCGCCACCGCCCAGGACGCCTCGGAGATGGCCGACGCCATCCGGAGCGCGCTGGTCGGACTCTACCGCGAGTACGCGGACGGCGTGCGCATCCTCTACGGCGGCAGCGTCAAGCCTGAGAATATTGCCGAGTTGTGCGCCCAGCCGAATATCAACGGTGCGCTGGTCGGCGGCGCGAGCCTGGACGTGGCCTCAGTGGTGGGAATGGCGCGGGCCCTGGTGTAA